CGGTTGAACCGGAACCCCGTCAGGAGGCCCGAGAAGCTCATGAAACGAATTGCCGGAACACTCGCCGTTTTCGCTCTCGTCCTGCCGCTCCTCCGGGGAGTCGCCGTCGCCGGCGGCCCTCCGGACGGCTCGATACTGAGCAACGTCGAGTTCATGCAGCTGGCCGTTCGGGGTTCCGTTCTGGAAGCGTTCCGAAACCTCCCCTTGGACGGGACGGAACCGATCCGCCTCCACTCCGAGTCCCCATCGGAAATCGACTGGTTCGTGGAGAACGAGGTCGCCGGGGCTCTCGGGAAGCTGGGTTTCGGATTGGAACTCGACTCGTCGCCGAGGGCGACGTTTCGCAGGCATAGCCCGGGTAAACGCGCCGCTACGGGTCCCGTTGTGGGCCAGTACGACAAGGCGCCCGTCCAGACAGTGGGCGGGGGGATTCCTTACCCGGGCAAGGCGTGCCGGAAAGGATTGGAAGGAACGGTCACCGTCATGCTTCTGTTGAACGAAGTGGGAGCGGTGGCCAACGTGGTCGTGGAGGAGAGCACCGACCAGGCGTTTGAAAGCGTCGTGGTCGAGGGCGTGGAAGCGTACCGTTTCACGCCCGCCGAGAAGGACGGCGAGCCGATCAACGCGGCGCTCCGGATGCGGTTCGATTTTCCGGAAGCGGGCGATGACTGCAGCGAAGCGACCGTCGAGGGCGTGCTGCTCGATGGGAACGAGGAAGATGCCGAGGAGCCGGAG
The genomic region above belongs to Candidatus Eisenbacteria bacterium and contains:
- a CDS encoding TonB family protein; translated protein: MKRIAGTLAVFALVLPLLRGVAVAGGPPDGSILSNVEFMQLAVRGSVLEAFRNLPLDGTEPIRLHSESPSEIDWFVENEVAGALGKLGFGLELDSSPRATFRRHSPGKRAATGPVVGQYDKAPVQTVGGGIPYPGKACRKGLEGTVTVMLLLNEVGAVANVVVEESTDQAFESVVVEGVEAYRFTPAEKDGEPINAALRMRFDFPEAGDDCSEATVEGVLLDGNEEDAEEPEEETVAGSEEIVDEAEPGSGAVLHYRVSEMELRYPQVSRRLWFGPKRVDRLARTRIDFRLMDGSTLLWAESSEHLVTDRVPFGAIRFLETDQFPFARPEMPESGGGRIIEPLAVAGVIGGLIVLFYANQAGN